The following coding sequences lie in one Cannabis sativa cultivar Pink pepper isolate KNU-18-1 chromosome 5, ASM2916894v1, whole genome shotgun sequence genomic window:
- the LOC133038201 gene encoding uncharacterized protein LOC133038201, with protein sequence MEYLSRRLLKEASEKTFKFHPMCKSLQLISLCFADDLILFSKGTVLAAHHLKIALGCFSETTGLFPNKDKSLVYFGGVSLLEKEMILDDLQFSEGSFPLKYLGVPLRPTKWRREDCDAIIKKIKMRLVTWATKHLSYAGRIQLIHSVLFGLRNYWMSIFILPQSVIKEVERLCRGFLWGVKGDRSKIHLASWDKVCLPKSFGGLGFKNGASWNRSILGKFVWAIMDKHDILWVKWVNNIYLKGADFWDYELRGDVSWYWRKLCHLRNHFSKPMVTAAVRKGKYVAARLYLGSITLNIDSFYNSIWCNFALPKHRFILWQVVHGHLLTRDNFHKFHIDLVSTLCPVCGSEEESHHHLFFSCCVSREVVRRIFDWCGIAAWSLDYNRWRCWISNRISGVVNVLFAATVYLIWKNRNYCVHNSSCLTILKIVNEIKDLVKYRLYSLKNRKFFQAEKGMFLRLML encoded by the coding sequence ATGGAATATCTTTCAAGGAGATTGCTAAAAGAAGCTTCGGAGAAGACATTCAAATTCCACCCTATGTGCAAAAGTCTCCAGTTGATTAGTCTGTGCTTTGCAGATGACCTTATTCTGTTTAGCAAGGGCACTGTTTTGGCGGCCCACCATTTGAAGATTGCCTTGGGTTGTTTTTCTGAAACTACAGGTTTATTTCCTAACAAGGATAAATCTCTAGTGTATTTTGGGGGTGTTAGTTTGCTTGAAAAAGAGATGATCTTGGATGACTTACAATTTAGTGAGGGCTCTTTTCCTCTCAAGTATCTTGGGGTGCCCCTTAGACCAACTAAGTGGAGGCGGGAGGACTGTGATGCTATTATAAAGAAGATAAAAATGCGGCTGGTCACTTGGGCAACAAAACACTTATCTTATGCGGGGCGTATTCAACTTATTCATTCGGTGTTGTTTGGTCTTCGTAACTATTGGATGAGTATTTTTATCCTTCCGCAAAGTGTTATAAAGGAGGTTGAGAGGCTTTGTAGGGGCTTTCTTTGGGGAGTTAAGGGGGACCGAAGTAAAATTCATTTGGCTTCTTGGGATAAGGTTTGTCTTCCCAAGTCGTTTGGTGGTCTCGGGTTCAAGAATGGTGCCTCTTGGAATCGTTCTATTCTTGGGAAGTTTGTTTGGGCTATTATGGATAAGCATGACATTCTTTGGGTCAAATGGGTCAACAATATCTATCTGAAAGGTGCTGATTTTTGGGATTATGAGCTGAGAGGGGATGTAAGTTGGTATTGGAGGAAACTTTGTCATCTGAGAAATCACTTCAGCAAGCCTATGGTGACAGCAGCGGTTAGGAAAGGTAAATATGTTGCTGCAAGATTGTATTTGGGATCAATAACTCTGAATATTGATAGTTTTTACAATTCTATATGGTGTAATTTTGCTCTGCCCAAGCATAGATTCATCTTATGGCAGGTGGTTCATGGACACTTGTTAACTAGAGACAACTTTCACAAGTTTCACATTGATTTAGTCTCTACTCTCTGCCCAGTATGTGGGAGCGAAGAGGAGAGTCACCATCACCTTTTTTTCTCTTGTTGTGTCTCTAGGGAAGTGGTGAGGAGGATTTTTGATTGGTGTGGTATTGCTGCTTGGTCGCTGGACTATAATAGGTGGCGTTGTTGGATCTCTAACAGGATTTCTGGTGTGGTTAATGTGCTCTTTGCTGCCACTGTTTATTTGATTTGGAAAAATAGGAATTATTGTGTGCATAATAGTAGTTGtttaaccattttgaagattgtaaATGAGATTAAAGATTTAGTCAAATACAGGTTGTATAGTCTAAAGAATAGGAAGTTTTTTCAAGCTGAAAAAGGCATGTTTTTACGCCTTATGTTGTAG